One segment of Radiobacillus kanasensis DNA contains the following:
- the resA gene encoding thiol-disulfide oxidoreductase ResA, with protein sequence MTKIDEANRNKKNKKKNRLIFRSAILFVLFAALVFALVSNFLKDNSVIDVGDEAKDFQLKQINGDGGSLQLSDLKGKGIMLNFWATYCEPCEDEMPYMQKLYPEYKDKGVEIVAVSVDATELVIEQFVDNYDLTFPVLHDKGQVMDLYSIDPLPTTFFISPEGEVVEKVSGALTLSRLEGYLQQIQPK encoded by the coding sequence ATGACAAAAATAGATGAAGCGAATAGAAATAAAAAAAATAAAAAGAAAAATCGACTGATTTTCCGATCTGCGATTTTATTCGTTTTGTTTGCTGCTTTAGTATTTGCCCTTGTTTCGAACTTTTTGAAAGATAACAGTGTTATTGATGTTGGGGATGAAGCAAAAGATTTTCAATTGAAGCAGATAAATGGTGATGGAGGTTCTCTTCAGCTTAGTGATTTAAAAGGAAAAGGTATTATGCTGAATTTCTGGGCGACGTACTGTGAACCTTGTGAAGATGAAATGCCTTATATGCAGAAACTGTATCCGGAATATAAGGATAAAGGTGTGGAAATTGTTGCGGTAAGTGTAGATGCAACAGAGCTCGTCATCGAACAATTTGTTGATAATTATGATTTAACGTTCCCTGTATTACATGATAAAGGCCAGGTAATGGATTTGTATAGTATAGACCCACTTCCAACGACCTTCTTTATTAGTCCAGAAGGGGAAGTCGTTGAAAAAGTGTCTGGAGCCCTCACGTTAAGCCGATTAGAGGGATACTTACAGCAAATTCAACCGAAATAA
- a CDS encoding pseudouridine synthase, whose protein sequence is MERLQKIIAQSGVTSRRKAEKLIEAGKVKVNGQVVKELGTKVSPDDEIVVDGVPLEKEQPVYYMLYKPRGVISSVRDDKNRKVVTDFFPEVKERIYPVGRLDYDTSGLLLLTNDGEFANLLMHPKYEMEKIYVAKVKGIPRREELNKLRKGILSNGEKLKATFTKVLSADEKKNTAIVQINLQEGRNRQVRRMLEEIGYPAAKLKREQYGFLTLEGLNAGEHRELTPHEVKQLRAQAQKIVK, encoded by the coding sequence ATGGAACGTTTACAAAAGATAATAGCACAGAGTGGAGTAACCTCTCGTAGAAAAGCAGAGAAACTAATAGAGGCAGGAAAAGTAAAGGTAAATGGACAAGTTGTGAAGGAACTGGGAACGAAAGTTAGTCCGGATGATGAAATTGTAGTAGATGGTGTACCACTCGAGAAAGAGCAGCCCGTTTATTATATGTTGTACAAGCCAAGAGGTGTCATTTCAAGTGTAAGGGATGACAAAAATCGTAAAGTAGTCACAGATTTTTTTCCGGAAGTAAAGGAGCGGATATATCCGGTCGGAAGATTAGATTATGATACATCAGGTCTTCTTCTGTTAACCAATGATGGGGAATTCGCCAACTTACTGATGCATCCTAAATATGAAATGGAGAAAATCTATGTGGCTAAGGTAAAAGGGATTCCACGTAGAGAGGAGCTTAATAAGCTACGAAAAGGGATATTATCAAATGGCGAAAAACTAAAAGCTACCTTCACAAAAGTATTATCTGCAGACGAAAAGAAAAATACGGCAATTGTACAAATAAATTTACAAGAAGGAAGGAATCGTCAAGTCAGAAGGATGTTGGAGGAGATCGGGTATCCTGCTGCCAAATTAAAACGAGAACAATATGGCTTTCTAACGTTAGAAGGGCTTAATGCAGGGGAGCATCGTGAGCTCACTCCACATGAAGTAAAACAATTACGTGCCCAGGCGCAAAAAATTGTTAAATAA